Proteins from a genomic interval of Novipirellula aureliae:
- a CDS encoding biopolymer transporter ExbD, whose product MKLPTSHRQRSLEVKMTPMIDVVFLLLVFFVWTSSFEMPEFDLPSAIAQTPDLGTRSDTDLHPLVEVFDEIVIRLVSSGDMVQIQMNGQPIENSQMLKGRVAEILRIGVQPPVIVDPDPGVPMAEAVRIYDLLRTVGVDRVMFAAKAS is encoded by the coding sequence ATGAAATTGCCAACGTCACATCGACAACGATCGCTCGAAGTAAAGATGACTCCGATGATTGACGTTGTTTTCCTGCTTCTGGTCTTCTTCGTTTGGACCAGCAGTTTTGAAATGCCTGAGTTTGATTTGCCAAGTGCGATCGCTCAAACACCTGATTTGGGCACTCGTTCGGACACCGATCTCCATCCACTTGTTGAAGTGTTTGACGAGATCGTCATTCGACTTGTCTCCAGTGGCGACATGGTTCAAATTCAAATGAATGGCCAACCCATCGAAAATTCGCAAATGCTGAAAGGACGCGTAGCTGAGATCCTGCGAATAGGCGTTCAGCCGCCCGTGATCGTCGATCCAGATCCAGGCGTTCCTATGGCCGAAGCGGTTCGTATCTACGATCTGCTCCGCACCGTTGGCGTGGACCGAGTGATGTTTGCTGCCAAAGCTAGCTAA
- a CDS encoding class I SAM-dependent methyltransferase gives MKYNETLRRNRQAYDSMATANHPLCRTATDAELADPMAIIDSSGWLGSSIAGQRVLCLAAGGGRHSALYAAAGAYVTVVDLSPAMLELDRQVARERNFDIRVAEASMDNLSLFEPAEFDLVVQPVSSCYLPNVQIIYEQVARVLRTNGVYISQHKNPVSLQSSVDIIEIGGGSSSHCHYGIRHAYYRDSPIPPPSSRSPVAARLREPGSIEYLHRYEQLVGGLCRSGFVIEDLVEPVHAEQDAAIGSFAHRAKFVAPYLRIKARRTNSLTTSSDASSCNKLWVPS, from the coding sequence GTGAAATACAACGAAACACTTCGCCGCAATCGTCAGGCGTACGATTCGATGGCAACCGCCAATCATCCGCTCTGCCGCACTGCTACCGATGCGGAACTTGCCGACCCGATGGCGATCATTGACTCGAGCGGTTGGCTCGGTTCATCCATTGCCGGCCAACGCGTCTTGTGCCTTGCCGCAGGCGGTGGTCGGCACAGCGCTTTGTACGCTGCCGCAGGTGCCTACGTGACCGTCGTTGATCTCAGTCCGGCAATGCTAGAACTCGATCGACAGGTTGCCCGAGAACGAAATTTCGATATCCGCGTTGCCGAAGCCTCCATGGACAATTTAAGCCTGTTCGAACCGGCCGAATTCGACCTGGTCGTTCAACCCGTTAGCAGTTGCTACCTGCCAAACGTTCAAATCATCTACGAACAAGTCGCCCGGGTCCTCAGAACCAATGGCGTCTACATCAGCCAACACAAGAACCCCGTTAGCTTGCAATCCAGCGTTGACATCATCGAAATCGGCGGCGGCTCTTCCTCGCATTGCCACTACGGCATAAGACACGCTTACTATCGCGATTCACCGATTCCACCCCCATCCTCGCGATCCCCGGTCGCAGCACGATTGCGTGAGCCGGGCAGTATCGAATACCTGCATCGCTATGAACAATTAGTCGGCGGTCTATGCCGATCAGGGTTCGTGATCGAAGATCTCGTCGAACCTGTTCATGCCGAACAGGATGCTGCGATTGGCTCATTCGCCCATCGGGCAAAGTTTGTCGCACCCTATCTTCGCATCAAAGCTCGCCGGACCAACTCGCTGACAACGAGCTCGGATGCGTCTAGCTGTAACAAGCTTTGGGTGCCATCCTAA
- the groES gene encoding co-chaperone GroES, with the protein MATATKKSSAIRLQPLGERIVVQREESEQTTAGGIVLPDSAQEKPARGTIIAVGSGKMLDDGTRAACQLKAGENVLFSSYAGETVEIDDVEYLLMREDDVLAVIE; encoded by the coding sequence ATGGCGACTGCCACCAAGAAAAGCTCTGCGATTCGCTTGCAACCCCTCGGCGAACGTATTGTGGTTCAACGTGAAGAAAGTGAACAAACGACCGCTGGCGGTATTGTACTGCCCGACTCGGCCCAAGAGAAACCTGCACGAGGCACGATCATTGCCGTCGGTAGTGGAAAGATGCTCGACGACGGTACCCGAGCCGCATGTCAATTGAAGGCCGGTGAAAACGTACTGTTCAGCAGCTATGCGGGCGAAACCGTCGAGATCGACGATGTCGAGTATTTGTTAATGCGTGAAGATGACGTCTTGGCAGTTATCGAGTAG
- a CDS encoding pyridoxine 5'-phosphate synthase, which yields MIELGVNIDHVATVRQARRTYEPDPVVAAAMAEQGGADGITFHLREDRRHIQDRDVEILIKTVTVKTNMEMACDEGVLAIACRLKPTWGLLVPESRQEVTTEGGLDVVADKGRIKTAITKLKEQGILTSLFIDPDPAQVQASAELGVDAVELHTGPYALANHHTIDNELKRLIDAGRVASDAGLRLHAGHGITYANVRPVAAMDGLIELNIGHSIVSRALMVGMREAVAEMRRILDLQR from the coding sequence ATGATTGAACTAGGCGTTAACATTGATCACGTTGCAACGGTCCGCCAAGCTCGGCGAACCTATGAACCCGACCCGGTAGTCGCCGCCGCGATGGCGGAACAAGGCGGTGCCGACGGAATCACCTTCCATCTTCGCGAAGATCGACGGCACATCCAAGATCGGGATGTCGAAATCCTGATCAAGACCGTCACCGTTAAAACCAATATGGAAATGGCCTGTGACGAAGGGGTTCTTGCGATCGCATGTCGGCTCAAACCAACTTGGGGACTTTTGGTGCCCGAAAGCCGACAAGAGGTCACAACCGAAGGCGGCCTGGATGTGGTTGCCGACAAGGGGCGAATCAAAACCGCGATCACAAAACTCAAAGAGCAAGGCATTCTAACGAGCCTGTTCATTGATCCCGATCCCGCTCAGGTGCAAGCATCAGCTGAACTGGGGGTGGATGCCGTCGAGCTTCACACCGGCCCTTACGCCTTGGCGAACCACCATACGATCGACAACGAACTGAAACGATTGATCGATGCGGGCCGCGTTGCCTCCGACGCAGGACTTCGCTTGCACGCCGGCCATGGCATTACCTATGCTAACGTCCGACCGGTCGCAGCCATGGATGGACTGATCGAACTCAATATCGGTCACTCCATCGTCAGCCGCGCTTTGATGGTAGGAATGCGAGAAGCGGTTGCCGAGATGCGGCGGATCCTTGATCTTCAACGATAG
- a CDS encoding L-threonylcarbamoyladenylate synthase, which produces MSRIEPSTNEMLDHARALLTSGRLVAIPTETVYGLAANAWDASAVRKIFSVKNRPPNNPLIVHVASLDRVVDAVRMPLAKPIESQLAAVSDLWPGPLTVVLPRGERIPDIVTAGNQTVAVRIPSHPVTLSLLNRCPFPLAAPSANRSNYVSPTTAAHCEDGLDDTVAMILDGGPCDYGVESTIVRLHESGPRLLRPGGVAAEVLAERFGLSVDTLMEVSANRQATKQLEAPGMMSQHYSPTTAVQLLYPGTTIVVPKNTGRIAFQKLADEEVSRYTVVEVLSESGDLEQVAKRLFAALRQLDQAQLTCIHIDTCSPRGIGRAIMDRLERAAAKSSEF; this is translated from the coding sequence ATGAGCCGAATCGAGCCCTCTACGAATGAAATGCTCGATCACGCTCGAGCGCTTTTGACGTCGGGGCGTTTGGTAGCGATTCCGACCGAGACCGTCTATGGTTTGGCGGCGAACGCATGGGACGCCTCCGCGGTGCGAAAAATTTTTTCCGTAAAAAATCGCCCACCCAACAACCCGCTCATTGTCCATGTCGCTTCGCTCGATCGAGTTGTCGATGCGGTTAGAATGCCACTTGCGAAACCGATTGAAAGTCAGCTAGCGGCAGTTTCAGATCTTTGGCCTGGCCCGCTAACGGTCGTGCTCCCACGTGGTGAGCGAATTCCCGATATCGTGACGGCCGGGAATCAGACCGTTGCGGTTCGCATCCCTTCCCATCCGGTTACCCTGTCGCTTTTGAATCGGTGCCCCTTCCCGCTGGCCGCCCCCAGCGCCAACCGCTCGAACTACGTCAGCCCAACAACGGCAGCCCACTGTGAGGATGGACTAGACGACACCGTGGCCATGATTTTAGATGGTGGGCCGTGCGACTACGGTGTTGAGTCCACGATTGTCCGGCTTCACGAAAGCGGACCAAGATTGCTCCGCCCAGGCGGGGTTGCAGCCGAAGTGTTGGCCGAGCGTTTTGGTCTATCGGTCGACACACTCATGGAAGTCTCCGCAAACCGGCAAGCGACGAAACAACTCGAAGCACCCGGGATGATGTCTCAGCACTACTCACCCACCACTGCGGTGCAGCTTTTGTATCCTGGTACAACGATTGTGGTGCCCAAAAACACGGGGCGAATTGCCTTTCAAAAGCTAGCGGATGAAGAAGTGAGTCGCTATACGGTCGTCGAAGTCTTGAGCGAATCGGGGGACCTGGAGCAAGTTGCGAAACGGTTGTTCGCGGCGCTTCGGCAGCTAGATCAAGCCCAGTTAACCTGCATCCATATCGACACCTGCTCGCCACGGGGAATCGGTCGGGCGATCATGGACCGACTCGAGCGTGCCGCTGCAAAGAGCAGTGAGTTTTGA
- a CDS encoding CheR family methyltransferase: MANASPDSTGTTFLSGRQANRRSDLFFCRNVVIYFSSQNYERTFRTFSQKLATNGRMFVGCSEMLAKMSHFFASRTVWFGILLPRGYETI, from the coding sequence ATGGCAAACGCTTCGCCAGACTCGACGGGAACAACCTTTCTAAGTGGACGACAAGCCAATAGACGGTCAGATCTATTTTTTTGCAGAAATGTGGTCATTTATTTCTCAAGTCAGAACTATGAACGTACGTTTAGAACCTTCTCTCAAAAGTTGGCAACCAATGGACGAATGTTCGTCGGTTGTAGTGAAATGCTTGCCAAGATGAGTCACTTTTTTGCATCGCGAACCGTTTGGTTCGGTATCTTGCTACCGCGCGGATACGAGACAATCTGA
- a CDS encoding response regulator transcription factor, whose product MTTPHILVVEDEKHLGVGIKYNLEAENYRVTLVVDGPTALRLVESGKESIDLIVLDLMLPGMSGYSVCQSIRQAGLTTPVLMLSARTLAEDRTRGFDVGANQYMSKPFELDELLSRIKNLLQIAAREPTKASSKKMVERVVEFQFGHTQVDFETHEVSVSGKSVRMTPKELRLLKYFAEHRGRVISRNELLSEVWGVSGNLQTRAVDQFIARLRKIIEPEPSLPIHLLTIRDAGYRFIAEPAEDERANRNNDTGD is encoded by the coding sequence ATGACCACCCCCCATATTCTTGTCGTCGAAGACGAAAAGCATCTTGGCGTTGGAATCAAGTACAACTTGGAAGCGGAAAACTACCGAGTGACATTGGTCGTCGATGGGCCAACCGCCCTGAGATTGGTCGAGTCGGGCAAGGAATCGATCGATCTAATTGTTCTCGACTTGATGTTGCCTGGGATGAGCGGCTACTCGGTTTGCCAATCCATTCGGCAGGCAGGCTTGACGACCCCGGTCTTGATGCTGTCTGCCCGCACGTTGGCGGAAGATCGGACTCGCGGCTTTGATGTTGGTGCTAACCAATACATGAGCAAGCCGTTTGAGCTGGACGAATTGCTCAGCCGGATCAAGAATCTACTTCAGATCGCAGCTCGCGAACCGACGAAAGCGAGTTCGAAAAAGATGGTCGAGCGGGTTGTCGAATTCCAATTTGGGCACACACAGGTCGATTTTGAAACCCACGAGGTAAGTGTATCGGGCAAATCGGTCCGCATGACCCCAAAGGAACTGCGGCTTTTGAAGTACTTTGCCGAGCATCGTGGGCGCGTTATCAGCCGAAATGAATTACTGAGCGAGGTTTGGGGGGTCTCGGGTAATTTGCAAACTCGAGCGGTTGACCAGTTTATCGCCCGATTGCGAAAAATCATCGAGCCAGAACCCAGCTTGCCAATCCATCTATTGACCATTCGGGATGCAGGCTACCGCTTCATTGCAGAACCTGCGGAGGACGAACGCGCCAACCGCAACAACGACACAGGGGACTAA
- the groL gene encoding chaperonin GroEL (60 kDa chaperone family; promotes refolding of misfolded polypeptides especially under stressful conditions; forms two stacked rings of heptamers to form a barrel-shaped 14mer; ends can be capped by GroES; misfolded proteins enter the barrel where they are refolded when GroES binds), translated as MAKMIAFDQEAREAIRRGVSKLARTVKVTLGPKGRNVILQKSFGSPTVTKDGVTVAKEIELEDVYENMGARMVREVASKTSDVAGDGTTTATVMAEAIFNEGLKSVVAGVNPVQMKYGIERAVEDLTEKLHAMATKVKDKEAMANVASIAANNDREIGELLADAMSKVGKDGVITVDEGKSLHTEQEWVEGMQFDRGYLSPYFVTDPGTMEVVLEDAYILVFEKKISNIKDMVPMLEKVVQQGKPLLIIAEDVDGEALATLVINRLRGTFTVCAVKAPGYGDRRKAMMEDIAILTGGTAIFEALGTKLESVDLPQLGRAKKVIIDKDNTTIIEGAGKTADIKGRIDQIRREIELSTSEYDREKLEERLAKLAGGVAKVNVGAATESEMKEKKARVEDALHATRAAVEEGILPGGGVALLRASSKVTPPDDMTEDQIVGYKIVLRACKAPLTMIAQNAGQDGGVVCEKVLGMKNNEGYNALTDTYEDLVKAGVIDPTKVTRTALGNAASVSTLLLTSDALVAEKPSPKKGGGTGGDQDMY; from the coding sequence ATGGCAAAGATGATTGCTTTTGACCAAGAAGCACGTGAAGCGATTCGTCGCGGCGTGTCGAAACTGGCTCGCACCGTCAAGGTCACTCTAGGCCCCAAGGGCCGTAATGTTATTTTACAGAAAAGCTTCGGTAGCCCAACCGTCACGAAGGACGGCGTTACGGTTGCGAAAGAAATCGAACTTGAAGACGTCTACGAGAACATGGGGGCTCGGATGGTTCGCGAGGTCGCTAGCAAGACCAGCGATGTTGCCGGAGACGGCACGACCACCGCGACCGTTATGGCCGAAGCGATTTTCAACGAAGGACTCAAATCCGTTGTCGCTGGCGTTAATCCCGTTCAGATGAAGTACGGCATCGAGAGGGCTGTCGAAGATTTGACCGAAAAGCTGCATGCAATGGCAACGAAGGTCAAGGATAAAGAAGCTATGGCAAACGTTGCGTCAATCGCAGCGAACAACGACCGAGAAATCGGTGAACTCCTTGCAGATGCAATGAGCAAGGTCGGCAAAGATGGTGTGATCACCGTCGATGAAGGCAAGAGCTTGCACACCGAGCAGGAATGGGTCGAAGGGATGCAATTCGATCGAGGCTATTTGTCGCCTTACTTCGTTACCGATCCTGGAACGATGGAAGTCGTTCTTGAAGACGCCTATATCTTGGTCTTTGAAAAGAAGATCAGCAACATCAAAGACATGGTCCCGATGTTGGAAAAGGTTGTTCAGCAAGGCAAGCCACTCTTGATCATCGCTGAAGATGTCGATGGTGAAGCGCTGGCGACGTTGGTTATCAACCGATTGCGTGGAACCTTCACCGTTTGTGCTGTGAAGGCACCCGGTTACGGCGACCGCCGCAAGGCGATGATGGAGGATATTGCCATCCTGACAGGCGGAACAGCGATCTTCGAAGCACTCGGCACGAAGCTGGAAAGCGTCGATCTGCCTCAATTGGGTCGCGCCAAGAAGGTCATCATCGACAAGGACAACACGACGATCATCGAAGGTGCCGGCAAGACCGCAGACATCAAGGGTCGTATCGACCAAATTCGCCGCGAAATTGAGCTGAGCACCAGCGAGTATGATCGCGAGAAGCTCGAAGAACGTTTGGCCAAGCTGGCTGGCGGAGTTGCCAAGGTCAACGTCGGTGCAGCGACGGAATCGGAAATGAAGGAAAAGAAAGCTCGTGTCGAAGATGCTCTTCACGCAACCCGGGCTGCCGTCGAAGAAGGTATTTTGCCAGGCGGTGGTGTCGCTCTTCTGCGGGCTTCCAGCAAAGTGACTCCTCCGGACGATATGACCGAGGACCAAATCGTCGGCTACAAGATCGTCCTACGAGCCTGCAAGGCCCCGTTGACCATGATCGCTCAAAATGCGGGCCAAGACGGTGGAGTGGTTTGCGAAAAGGTTCTTGGCATGAAGAACAACGAAGGCTACAACGCCTTGACCGACACTTACGAAGACCTTGTGAAAGCGGGCGTTATCGACCCAACCAAGGTGACCCGCACTGCACTCGGAAACGCCGCAAGCGTTTCGACATTATTGCTTACCAGCGATGCGTTAGTCGCAGAAAAGCCGTCACCGAAAAAGGGTGGCGGAACCGGCGGCGACCAAGACATGTACTAA